The following coding sequences are from one SAR202 cluster bacterium window:
- a CDS encoding GNAT family N-acetyltransferase encodes MPARTHKPQDLCVGRNERRAREAVRQPRCRHRPPGRPVPGRAQTPPSSGTAGAGVGKGEGVPLNVLSPDFPTIRPLQRRDVDDLARAFSATDPRNKTVALFQRYWNESATGDRSVLVAILNDTPVGYLTVVWRSPYPPFRDAGIPEIVDFNVLPSHRRKGIGAVLMDAAENAIAERSPVAGIGVGLDPGYGDAHRLYVRRGYIPDGRGLYQNGKHAIYGDTVVVNDGLCLFFTKRLK; translated from the coding sequence GTGCCTGCGAGGACTCATAAACCTCAGGACCTATGTGTCGGAAGAAACGAACGCCGCGCTCGTGAGGCTGTGCGACAACCGCGATGTAGACATCGCCCACCAGGCCGCCCGGTACCTGGCCGAGCGCAAACACCCCCAAGCTCAGGAACTGCAGGCGCGGGTGTGGGCAAGGGCGAAGGAGTCCCATTGAACGTCCTCAGCCCCGACTTTCCCACAATCCGCCCCCTCCAGCGCCGCGACGTGGATGATCTCGCCCGAGCGTTCTCCGCCACCGACCCTCGCAACAAAACCGTAGCCCTCTTCCAGCGCTACTGGAACGAGAGCGCCACCGGAGATCGGTCCGTCCTCGTCGCCATCCTCAACGACACGCCCGTTGGTTACCTGACCGTCGTCTGGCGCTCCCCCTACCCGCCCTTCCGCGACGCCGGCATTCCGGAGATCGTCGACTTCAACGTCCTTCCCAGCCATCGGCGCAAAGGCATCGGCGCCGTCCTGATGGACGCTGCGGAGAACGCAATCGCCGAGCGCTCTCCGGTAGCGGGCATCGGCGTCGGGCTGGACCCCGGCTACGGCGACGCGCACCGCCTCTACGTCAGGCGCGGCTACATCCCGGACGGCCGCGGCCTATACCAGAACGGCAAACACGCCATCTACGGCGATACAGTGGTCGTCAACGACGGCCTCTGCCTATTCTTCACCAAGCGCCTGAAATAG